The DNA region CACGGTGTGGCCACTGCAACAGTTTGCGCTCTCATGGGATTGGAATGTATCGTATACATGGGCGAAATCGACATTGCCCGCCAAGCACCAAACGTTGCCAGAATGAAAATGCTCGGCGCCACAGTAATGCCCGCCAAATCGGGAAGTCGTACTCTAAAGGATGCTACCAATGAGGCCATCCGCGATTGGATCAACAACCCCGTAAACACGCATTACATTATTGGTTCGGCCATTGGCCCACACCCATATCCTGATATGGTAACGCGTTTTCAAGCCATTATTTCCGAAGAAATAAAATGGCAACTTAAAGAACACGAAGGTCGCGAAAACCCCGATTATGTTGTGGCTTGTATTGGTGGTGGAAGTAATGCCGCTGGCACCTATTACCATTATTTGCATGAAGAAAATGTCAATATTATAGCAGTGGAAGCCGCTGGTCATGGCGTAGATTCTGGCGAGAGTGCCGCCACTTCGGTTTTGGGAAAAGAAGGCATCATCCACGGTTGTAAAACGCTGTTGATGCAAACCAACGACGGACAAATCACTGAGCCTTATTCTATTTCGGCAGGATTGGATTACCCCGGTGTGGGTCCCATGCATGCCCATTTAGCAAAAACAGGCCGTGCAGAATTTATGTCGATTACCGATGACGAGGCCATGAATGCCGGGTTGGAACTTTGCAAACTGGAAGGAATCATTCCGGCTATTGAAAGCTCGCATGCCTTGGCTATTTTCGAACAGAAAACCTTTAAGCCAGACGACGTGGTTGTAGTGAGTTTATCGGGCCGTGGCGATAAGGATTTGAATAATTATATTGAATATTTTAAAATTTAACGTCATTCCGAACGAAGTGAAGGAATCTCTTCAAAAGATTGCTTCGTCACTCCGTTCCTCGCAATGACGATAACCAAACAAAAATGAATCGAATTCAAAGCAAATTAGAAGAAAACAAAAAGTTACTTTCTATATATTTCACAGCAGGTTACCCTAATTTAAACGATACCGTTTCTATCATTCAGGATTTAGAAAAAAATGGGGTGGACATGATTGAAATCGGCTTACCATTTAGCGACCCACTAGCCGATGGCCCAACAATCCAAGAGAGTTCTACGGCTGCCTTAAAAAATGGCATGACCACCGAAACACTTTTCAATCAGTTAAAAGACATCCGAAAAACGGTTGAAATTCCGTTAATCATCATGGGGTATTTCAACCCGATGCTGCAATATGGCGTGGAGGCATTTTGCAAGAAATGCCAGGAATTGGGCATTGACGGATTGATTATTCCCGATTTACCTGTTGATGTGTACCACGAAGAGTACCAAGCTATTTTTGAAAAATACGGCTTGATCAATGTGTTTTTGATAACGCCACAAACTTCCGAAGAACGCATCCGTTACATCGATTCGATTTCCAACGGATTCATTTATATGGTGAGCAGCGCCAGTACTACGGGAGCAAAATCTGGATTTGGCGACGAACAAACCCAATATTTTGAGCGCATTGCAAAAATGGATTTAAAAAATCCGCAAGTTATTGGGTTTGGCATTAGTAATAACGAGACGTTTACCGCCGCAACCAAGTACGCCAAAGGCGCCATTATTGGCAGTGCTTTTGTTAAGCATTTAACCACTAACGGAAACAAGCAAATAGACCAATTTGTAAAATCGATATTGGGCTAAATTTAAAATAGAATGACACCTCCAGAAAGAATTATAATCATTGGTGCTGGTTTTGCCGGTTTAAGACTTGCACAGGAATTGATAAACCACCCCAACTACGAAGTCTATCTTTTAGATAAACAAAACTACCATCAATTTCAACCGTTAATGTACCAAGTGGCTTCGGCAAGATTGGAACCCGCCAGTATTTCTTTTCCGCTTCGTAAAGTTTTTCAAAAGGCAAAAAACGTCCGGATTCGGATTACAAAAGTTTCCAAAATAAATTTGGAAGAAAAATTTATCAGTACACCTATCGGCGATTTTACTTATGACCATTTAGTGATTTCCATAGGTTGCACCACCAATTACTTCGGAAATAAAAATCTAAAAAAATTTGCCTACCCAATGAAAACCATTCCTGAAGCCATTCAATTGCGCAACAGGATTTTACAAACCTTTGAAGACGCCTTAAACACCACCGACCCCGAAAAACTTCAAACCTTATTGAATTTCGTTATTGTTGGTGGCGGTCCAACCGGTGTTGAACTAGCCGGAGCCTTGGCCGAAATGAAACGCAATATTTTACCAAAGGATTACCCCGATAAGGATTTTTCAAAACTAACCATATATCTTCTGGAAGGTACGCCAAACACCCTAAGCCCCATGAGTGATGGCTCTCAAAAAATGTCACAAAAATATTTAGAAGAGTTGGGCGTAGTGGTAAAAACCAGCACTTTAGTGAGCGATTATGATGGCTTCACGGTAACCCTAAATTCTGGCGAGACCATAAATTCAAAAAACGTGATTTGGGCTGCTGGTGTTACCGGAAACATCATTGAAGGTTTTCCGGAAAGTTGCATTACCAGAGGCAACAGACTCATTGTAAACCGGCACAGTCACGTGAATGGGCTGAACCAAGTTTATGCTCTTGGCGACATTGCTTTTATGGAAACGCCCAACTACCCTACCGGACATCCGCAGGTGGCAGGTGTGGCCCTTCAACAAGCTTCGGTTTTAGCAAAAAATTTCAAAAACCTAAAAAAGGGCAAAACTCTAAAAAACTTTGAATATATTGATAAAGGCTCTATGGCTACCATTGGAAAACGAAAGGCCGTAGTCGATTTACCTAAATTAAGTTTTCAAGGCCGATTGGCCTGGTTTACCTGGATGTTTATTCATCTTATGCTTATTTTAAGCATTAAAAATAAACTGCTTATTTTCATGAATTGGATGATCAGTTATTTTAATAACGACAGTACTTTAAGGATTATAATGAAACCCGCAGCTGTAAAGGTTAAACCTAAAAAAGAGTAATGCCCTTAAACATTGTTTTAATTGAACCCGAAATACCCAACAACACCGGAAACATTGGTCGGTTAGCATTGGCTTCCGGTTCAAACTTGCACCTTGTAAAACCTTTTGGTTTTGAAATAAACGACACCCGCTTGAAACGTGCCGGATTAGATTATTGGCCGCATGTAAACATTACGTATTACGATAGTATCGCCGATTTTTTTGAAATCAATTCCAATAAAAAGATGGCGTTTCTCTCCAGCCATGGCACAAAAGACCATTGGAACATCCCTTTTGAAGACGATCTATTTTTAATCTTCGGAAAGGAATCTGTTGGGCTTCCAAAATCCATCACAGAAAAAAACGCCGATAAATTATTTAAAATCCCACTTTACAGTCCGCATATTAGAAGCCTGAATTTGGCCAATGCCGTGGGTATTGTGGTTTATGAAGGGTTGAAAAATATTTCTTATTCCCATTAAACTATTTTTAAAAAAAAGAGTCTAAAACCCAAATAACTTAAATTGTTTTACACATGAAAAAAGCAACTTTAAAATTAGGCGTTTTGGCTTTGGTATTTATGTCTGGTTTAGCTACTTCTGAAGCACAGGAAAAGGAAAAAAAAGCTCCAAACTTTGAAAAAATGTTAACCCGTTTTGATGCCGACAAAAGCGACTCCATTTCTTTAGACGAGTTTAAGTCTGCCAAAAGAAAACGCGAAGTACCTGCAGAACGCTTGGAAAAAATGTTCGCATCGCTTGATGGCGACTCTAACGGCGAAGTGACTCTAGAAGAACTTAAAGTCAACTGGGGTAAAGGTCGAGAAAAAGGTAAAGACAAGAAAAAAGAGTAGTTTATTTACTCATTAAAGAATTTAAGACCCCACTGAAAATCGGGTCTTTTTTTGTGTCAATTTTTCTTCTTGTTTTTCAGCATATTTAAATATATCGCTTCCACTTTAGTGCGCGCCTATGGCGTGCGGCTTAAAAATTCTTAAGCTCGAATTCACCGAAGGCTTCAGAAAACACCCATTTTTATGATATAACCCAATACGACGCCAAATCGTTTATAGCATGGCAACATTTATATATAACTTTTTACAAAGAATCTTTATTTTCAGCATAAAGTATCAAGGTTAAATTGAGTTAATGCTGTTGGCAATATGGCTTATTAAAAGTTAACAAATCTTAATTGAACAAAAATTTTCATTAAGGATAAATAGCTAAAAATCAACTTAGATTTTATATTTTTTTAAAAATTTAAACCCTTTATATTAGCTACTTTAATTTAAAAATAACATATTTGAATAGCCTATTACGGAAAAAACAAACTATCTATAACCTTTTCACTTCTTATTAAATCTCTTGAGTTTACACAGAAGTGTCAAATAGACAGCGAGAATGGGAGTAAAAACTACCTTTACAATCATGCTCACTTTTCGTATCAAAGGGCAACGGTAATATTCATAAGCCAATACAAACATTATAATGCACATAAAACCTATTATCACCATTGTTATATTCTCAATTATGGTGCTTAACTGTAAAGAGAATCCATCAAAAAACAACGAAACAACAGATAAACAATGGATAAGTTTATTTAATGGAAAAAATTTAGACGGTTGGATTCCTAAATTTTATAAAGAAGAAACCGGAACAAATTATTTAAACACATTTAGAATTTCAAATGGCTCTATTCAGGTAAATTATGATAATTATGAACGTTTTGATGAGCGCTACGGACATTTATTTTATAAGACTAAATTTTCCTCATATCATTTAAAATTTAAATATCAGTTTACTAGCCAATGGATGGAAGATGCTCCTCATTTCACTTACAGAAATAGTGGTATTATGTTTCATGCACAAGACCCAAAAACCATTTTAAAAAATCAAAACTGGCCTATTTCGGTAGAGTATCAAATATTAGCTGAATCTAAAGAAAACGAACATAGACCCACTGGAAACATGTGTTCGCCTGGAACAGATATTGTTATAAATAACGCAATAAGTGATTCTCATTGTGTAAGATCTTCCTCAAAAACCTATAAATGGAATGAATGGGTTAATGGCGAACTTATTGTGTATAAAGATTCTTTAATACAACATTTTGTAAATGGTGAAAAGGTTTTAGAATATAGCAAACCTCAAATTGGCGGCAACATATTAATACGCGATTTCGATCCAAGTATTAAAATTAATGGAAAACTTCTCAAAGAAGGATATATTGGATTACAAGCTGAAGGGCAAGGTATTAACTTTAAAGATATTGAAATTAAGATTTTAGATTAACGCCTATTATTTTCAAGCATATTTAAATACATGGCTTCCACTTTAGTGCGCGCCCATGGCGTTCGGCGTAAAAACTTTAAGCTCGATTTCACCGAAGGGTTATTTGTAAAACATTTAATGTTTATGGTGTAACCCATATATTCCCAACCGTAATGCGCCACCAATTCGTTGATGATTTGTTCCAGTTTTACACCGTGCAACGGATTATTGGGTTGCGATTCCATTTACTAGATTTTTGATTTTGTCGAGGTTGTCTAAAAATAATTAATTAACGTCATTGCGCGAAATTTTATTTCGAAGCAATCT from Tamlana crocina includes:
- the trpA gene encoding tryptophan synthase subunit alpha, whose amino-acid sequence is MNRIQSKLEENKKLLSIYFTAGYPNLNDTVSIIQDLEKNGVDMIEIGLPFSDPLADGPTIQESSTAALKNGMTTETLFNQLKDIRKTVEIPLIIMGYFNPMLQYGVEAFCKKCQELGIDGLIIPDLPVDVYHEEYQAIFEKYGLINVFLITPQTSEERIRYIDSISNGFIYMVSSASTTGAKSGFGDEQTQYFERIAKMDLKNPQVIGFGISNNETFTAATKYAKGAIIGSAFVKHLTTNGNKQIDQFVKSILG
- a CDS encoding DUF1080 domain-containing protein → MHIKPIITIVIFSIMVLNCKENPSKNNETTDKQWISLFNGKNLDGWIPKFYKEETGTNYLNTFRISNGSIQVNYDNYERFDERYGHLFYKTKFSSYHLKFKYQFTSQWMEDAPHFTYRNSGIMFHAQDPKTILKNQNWPISVEYQILAESKENEHRPTGNMCSPGTDIVINNAISDSHCVRSSSKTYKWNEWVNGELIVYKDSLIQHFVNGEKVLEYSKPQIGGNILIRDFDPSIKINGKLLKEGYIGLQAEGQGINFKDIEIKILD
- the trpB gene encoding tryptophan synthase subunit beta, with the translated sequence MKNYNVNEKGYYGEFGGAFIPEMLYPNVEELRQKYLEVMNEPSFKDEFKQLLKDYVGRPSPLYFAKRLSEKYNTKIYLKREDLNHTGAHKINNTIGQILMAQRLGKTRIIAETGAGQHGVATATVCALMGLECIVYMGEIDIARQAPNVARMKMLGATVMPAKSGSRTLKDATNEAIRDWINNPVNTHYIIGSAIGPHPYPDMVTRFQAIISEEIKWQLKEHEGRENPDYVVACIGGGSNAAGTYYHYLHEENVNIIAVEAAGHGVDSGESAATSVLGKEGIIHGCKTLLMQTNDGQITEPYSISAGLDYPGVGPMHAHLAKTGRAEFMSITDDEAMNAGLELCKLEGIIPAIESSHALAIFEQKTFKPDDVVVVSLSGRGDKDLNNYIEYFKI
- a CDS encoding EF-hand domain-containing protein — its product is MKKATLKLGVLALVFMSGLATSEAQEKEKKAPNFEKMLTRFDADKSDSISLDEFKSAKRKREVPAERLEKMFASLDGDSNGEVTLEELKVNWGKGREKGKDKKKE
- a CDS encoding VF530 family protein, translating into MESQPNNPLHGVKLEQIINELVAHYGWEYMGYTINIKCFTNNPSVKSSLKFLRRTPWARTKVEAMYLNMLENNRR
- a CDS encoding NAD(P)/FAD-dependent oxidoreductase, which codes for MTPPERIIIIGAGFAGLRLAQELINHPNYEVYLLDKQNYHQFQPLMYQVASARLEPASISFPLRKVFQKAKNVRIRITKVSKINLEEKFISTPIGDFTYDHLVISIGCTTNYFGNKNLKKFAYPMKTIPEAIQLRNRILQTFEDALNTTDPEKLQTLLNFVIVGGGPTGVELAGALAEMKRNILPKDYPDKDFSKLTIYLLEGTPNTLSPMSDGSQKMSQKYLEELGVVVKTSTLVSDYDGFTVTLNSGETINSKNVIWAAGVTGNIIEGFPESCITRGNRLIVNRHSHVNGLNQVYALGDIAFMETPNYPTGHPQVAGVALQQASVLAKNFKNLKKGKTLKNFEYIDKGSMATIGKRKAVVDLPKLSFQGRLAWFTWMFIHLMLILSIKNKLLIFMNWMISYFNNDSTLRIIMKPAAVKVKPKKE
- a CDS encoding tRNA (cytidine(34)-2'-O)-methyltransferase translates to MPLNIVLIEPEIPNNTGNIGRLALASGSNLHLVKPFGFEINDTRLKRAGLDYWPHVNITYYDSIADFFEINSNKKMAFLSSHGTKDHWNIPFEDDLFLIFGKESVGLPKSITEKNADKLFKIPLYSPHIRSLNLANAVGIVVYEGLKNISYSH